From the genome of Oceanispirochaeta sp. M1:
TGTCAAGGAAGGTCTTAAGGGATTTATTTATGGTGAGAGGGGAGTTTGGCGTCCCGGTGATGACATCTATATGGGATTTATTCTTCAGGATGAACTTAGTAAACTTCCTGAAGATCATCCGGTTGTTTTTGAACTCCTGGATCCCGATGGTAAAAGAGTCCAGAAGAAGATCTCCACATCATCAGTGGGTGGAATGTACAGGTTTCAGGTTAAGACAGACAAAGAGGCGCCAACAGGATTCTGGACCGCTGAAGTTACTGTCGGAGGGAGTGTCTTTACAAAAGTTATCCGGATTGAGACTGTAAAACCCAATAGATTGAAAATTATTCTGGACAGTCCCGCAGAACCCCTTGTTTCAGAATTAACTCTTATTCCCATGGAAGTCCGCTGGCTACACGGAGCCGTGGCCAGGAATATGAAAACAGAGACAGATATGATTCTCAGTTCACGAAAAACAAGTTTCAAAGGTTATTCTTCATTTGAGTTTGATGATCCGGGAAAATCTTTTTATTCTCCCGCAGAAACTGTTTTTTCAGGGCAGATTGATTCTCAGGGACATGCGGATATTCGTCTCCCCATCCCTTTTGAAGGTAAAAGTGCCGGATTTATGAAGGTAGATCTTCAGACCAAGGTCTTTGAGGAAGGTGGTGACTTCAGCATCACGCGGAATATTCTTTCATTGTCTCCCTATGAGACTTATGTCGGAATCAAAACACCTGCTGGAGATATACAGCGGGGCATGCTTCTTACAGATGAAGATCACGAACTGGATATTATCAGCCTGAATAGAGACGGCAGTTTCTCTGAGCGGGAAACTCTGGATGTTGAGATGTACAAACTGGACTGGAAGTGGTGGTGGGATCGTTCGGAAGAAGATCTGGCCCGGTTTGTTTCCAGGAATTACCGGCAGGCCCTGGTTAGAGAAAAGATAGAACTTGATGCCGGAAAAGGAAGCTGGTCATTCCAGATTAACTATCCTGAATGGGGACGTTATCTAATCAGGGTAATTGATCCTGTTTCCGGTCATTCAACGGGTAAAATTGTTTATATTGACTGGCCCGGTTGGGCAGGTTCTCCCCAAAGAGGAAGTTCCATATCCCGTTTGAGTTTCTATGCAGAGAAGGAAGATTATAAAACCGGAGAACAGGCCGTTTTCACTATCCCCAGTGAGGAGGGCGGACGGATTCTAATCAGTCTTGAAGATGCAACGGGAGTCCTTAATTCCTGGTGGGTGCCCTCTTTGAGTGGCCAGACGAAAGTTGAATTTCCAATTGAGCCCTCTATGGCTCCTACGGTTTATGTCCATGCAAGTTATGTGCAGCCCTATGGGGGGAGCTCAAATGATCTGCCTGTCAGGATGTATGGAATCATACCTTTAAATGTAAGCGATCCGGCTACCAGATTAGAACCTGTATTGAAGTCGGCTTCTCAGTTTGAACCTCAGGGGCAGGTTTCAATTACTGTTTCAGAGAAACAGGGACGGTCCATGGCCTATACCCTTGCTGTTGTTGACGATGGTTTACTGGATCTTACTAATTATAAAACTCCTGATCCCTGGTCTACTTTCTATGCCAAAGAGACCCTTGGTGTAAAAACATGGGATATTTTTGATGATCTTATTGCAGCAAGGGCGGGTAGTTTCGGAACTCTTTTATCCATTGGGGGAGGTGAAGGAGCAGATCCTGAGCCCCCCAAAAAAGCCAGCCGATTTGAACCGGTTGTCCGATACTTCGGTCCCTTTGAACTGGAAGAAGGGGAGACTGCCGAACATGAGTTTGAGATGCCCCTCTATGTGGGATCCGTCAGAATAATGGCTGTTGCAGCTGCAAAGGGCTCATACGGGCATACAGAAAAAACAGTTCCTGTCCGTAGTGATCTTATGGTTCTCGGTACATTGCCGCGGGTTCTGGGACCTGATGAAGAGATTTTATTACCTGTAAATGTATTTTCTCTCTCTGAGAAAGGAGGAGTCGCCAGGGTAAGTGTTTCTGTCAGTGGTCCTCTCGAAATTCTTGAAGAGAGCAGTAAGGATATCGTCTTTGACAGTCCTTCAGATGACTATGTATATTTTAAAGCCAGATCCAGGGGTGAAACTGGTCCTGTACGGGTTCATTTCATGGCAGAGATGGACGGTGAAAAAGCAGAACAGAAGATTGAGTTTAATGTCCGCCCTTCAAATCCTCCCACCACAAGGATCACCGCAGTCGTTCTTGAACCCGGAAAGAATATGATTATTCCTCTCCAGCCTTTCGGTCTGGAAAATCAATTTTCACAAATTCTGGAAGTCTCATCTCTCCCTCCTATCAACCTTGAGAAAAGACTGGACTACCTTATTCGCTATCCCCATGGCTGTGTTGAACAGACCGTATCTTCTATCTTCCCTCAACTATACCTTCCTCAGTTGGCTGAGCTATCAGAAACCCGTTTTACAGATCTGGAGAAGAATCTTCGGGATGGAATTGAGAAGCTTAAACGCTTTCAGTTAAAAGATGGTGCGTTCTCCTATTGGTCAGGATCATCGAATCCAAGCCCCTGGGGAACAAGCTATGCCGGACACTTCCTGCTGGAGGCTCAGAAAGCGGGATACCATGTTCCCTCTGGTATTATTACAGACTTCATTTCCTACCAGAAAACAGCATCAAATCTCTGGCGTCCCGGAGGAAATGAGAGTTCTTTGAACCAGGCATACAGACTCTATACTCTGGGCCTTGCCGGTCAGGCTGATATGGCCGGTATGAACCGTCTGAAAGATTCTGATGCCCTCACCGATGCAGCCCGTTGGAAACTGGCCTCTGCCTATGTTCTTGCTGGTCGTACAGATGCCGCTAAGGAACTGACCAAAGGGGCTTCTACCCGGATCAGTACCAGTTTTGAAACTGACAGTTTCGGTACAGCCCAGAGGGATCAGGCTCTTGTTCTGGAAGCACTGACTTTGATGAATAACAGGAAAGCAGGTGAAGAACTGTTTAATTCACTGGCTGCAAAACTTGGATCAAATGAGTGGATGAGTACACAGACCACAGCTTATACATTGCTGAGTATCAGTAAGTGGCTGGGAGAAGATGCAGGTAAGGAACATCCTGTTTTCAGCTGGAGCATTGATTCAGGTTCTGAGGAAAGGGTTCAAGCTGAATCACAATACTCTTTTGTCGAATTGCCATCAAAGAAAGGGGCTCTGAATCTTGAGAACAAAGGGGGAGATCTACTGTATATAAACCTTGTATCAAGTGGAATACCCCTTCAGGGAGAAGACCGGGATGAAGAATCAAATCTGAATCTGCGTGTATCTTATAAACCTAAGAATAGCGGAGAATCATTCTCATCAGAAAGCATTACATCAGGTACTGATTTTATTATGGAAATTAAGATATCTAATCCCAATGGTCAGCCTGAACGTGAAAACCTTGCCTTGGAACAGATCCTTCCTGCGGGATGGGAAATCATAAATCCAAGACTCTTTACATCACAGAGTGGAGGAAATAAAGGTCAGTTCGATTATCAGGATATCAGAGATGACAGGATTTACACTTATTTTGATCTTGCCCGGGGAGAAACAAAGGTTTTCAGTGTTCTTCTAAATGCATCATACCGTGGAACATACTATCAACCCTCTATCCGTTGCAGTGCCATGTATGATGATACGGTATCAGCTGTTAAGGCCGGCCGGAAAGTTGAGGTTAGGTGAACCACAGGTTTAAAAAGCTTTTGAGATATACTGCTGTCGCGGTTCCGGGGCTTTTTATACTGATCCTGCTGATTCCTCTGCCGCGGCCTTTGTTTGATACTCCCCGGTCCACGGTATTGCTGGATCGGGAAGATGGACTTATGGGTGCCAGGATTGCAGCGGATGAACAGTGGCGCTTTCCGCCGGAATCTCATATTCCGGATAAGTATAAGAGTTGTGTTATCCGCTTTGAAGATAAAAGGTTTTATTATCATCCGGGTGTGGATCTTCCGGCAGTGTTACGTTCCCTCTATATCAATATCAGGGCCGGTGAAGTATTAAGCGGAGCCAGCACTATCTCCATGCAGGTCATACGTCTTGCTCACCCCGAGCGTCCCCGGACAGTTCCTGTCAAGGCTCTTGAAGCCATGCAGGCCCTGAAACTGGAACTCCTTAATAGTAAGGAAGACATCCTTCTCTATTACGCTTCCAACGCACCCTATGGCGGGAATACGGTGGGTCTCTCTGCTGCGGCATGGCGCTACTGGAATAGAAACAGTGAGGAGCTCTCCTGGGCTGAATCTGCACTCCTTGCAGTTCTTCCCAATGCCCCCTCACTTATGCATCCCGGAAAGAATCGAGACCTTCTGATTGAAAAAAGGAATAATCTTTTAAAATCACTGGCTTCCAGGGGAGAACTTGATGACCTGAGCCTCTCTTTGGCTCTTGAGGAACCTTTACCGGAAAAGCCGCTGCCACTACCATCTATGGCTCCCCATCTACTTCAAAGAGTTATCCTTGAGAAGGGTGAAGGGCTGCTGCAGAAGAGCACCCTGGATCGTTCTCTTCAGGCCACAGTACAGAAAGAGGTCATGCGTCATAGCAGGAGTCTCAGTTACCGGGGTATCTACAACGCAGCCGTTCTGGTAGCAGATCTGGAGAGTGGAGATGTTCTTGCCTATGCAGGAAACAGTCCTGATGACGGCAGCAGTATACATGGTCATTCTGTTGACATTATTACTGCATCCAGAAGTACCGGGAGCCTTCTTAAACCCATCCTTTTTGCCTTAAGTCTGCAGGACGGATTGATTCTTCCGGATCAGATGATAAAGGACACTCCAGTCTCCTTCGGAACCTATTCACCTGAGAATTTTCATCACAGTTTTGATGGGGCTGTTCCGGCATCAAATGCCCTGATCCGCTCCCTCAATGTGCCTTTTGTGTATCTTCTGCAGGACTATAATTATCACCGTTTTCACAGTGAATTGAAGGCTATGGGATTATCCCTTCCACAGCCGGCAGATCATTACGGGCTTGCTCTTATTCTAGGGGGAGCAGAATCTTCACTCTGGGAGCTCACCGCACTCTTTGCCGGGTTAGGACGGAGGGTGAAGAACCCTGATGACAAGGCACCTTTTTTTGATCTGCGGTATGATCCTGATAATGAACCGGTCCATCGTGAGCTTGATTCTCCTGATGCCGCTTCTTTGTGGTTTACCTTTGAAGCCATGAAAAACCTTGTGCGCCCGGAAGCTTCATGGGAATATTTTCAGAACTCTCGGGATGTAGCCTGGAAAACGGGAACCAGTATGGGAGGACGGGATGCCTGGGCAATAGGAGTTACTCCCAGGTATGCGGTAGGTGTCTGGGTAGGAAATGCTGATGGTGAAGGCCGGCCCGGCATAAATGGTCTGAAGGCTGCAGCTCCTCTTCTCTTTGATCTGATTCGGCAATTACCCTTTGATCCATCAAATGATCAGGACTGGTTCAACAGATCTCTTGATGGAATGCAGCTGGAGAAAATTTGTACGGTCAGCGGGTATAAAGCCGGTCCGAACTGTCCCTTTGAAGAACGGCTTATACCTATCAAGGGAGTCAGTACAGTAACCTGTCCCTACCATACTCTTATTCATCTGGATAAGGAGGGGGTATATCGGGTCGATAGCCGTACAAGTTCTGTACGTGATATGACGCATCTGAACTGGTTTGTGCTGCCACCTGTCCAGGAGTATTATTATCGCCGTATCCATAACAATTATATTCCTCTACCGCCGTTTAAGGGGAATGTGGAACAGGGTCGGGGTATCTCTTTCATATATCCTCCCTCTGATGCTGCTGTAGTTAAAATACCGAGGC
Proteins encoded in this window:
- a CDS encoding alpha-2-macroglobulin, which codes for MKKTVLILMTALLMISCSEKGDIPKVSDLPEGEVIVSNSADYTGLISSYTAGILSRENTVKVVLAEQPVQDLSENQLKDLFQFEPAVKGVTSLIDGGTLQFQPETAMKSGQFYIVRLNLGKIMDVPEDKKEFSFSFSTIVQDLELLIDRIDPDDSDTMTVLGRIKTADSAEDSDIEKILTGYNENSAVSWEHSRENHSFVLTGIPREEEASVYKIKWSAKSIGVDREGEENIEVPALNVYRFMSWKKTINPGKTIELHFSMPLDTQQETTGLVRIGNQEIHSLKIQDSRIIIFYERLSINNKELIINSSLKDEKGTLLGRDVAFKIPTSQEKPMAEFLTKGGLLPTGEGFLIPMEAVSLKAVDIEIIRVYENNMVQFLQDNMDIKGGYNMNRVGQPIAFRTVSLEGRGVDNLNVINTFELDLSPWVSPEPGALYQLRLSFRRSQSLYPCEGNHSEEDDLPLNKSEWVGPSYGSNWDNYYYSDWQNRDDPCSNTYYARRTDKVSFLSSNLGVIAKKSDVSGMTVYVTDLNSAEPVAGADVVLFDYQQQEIARGISDSAGYIYLTPKGVPFALQASSDGMSSWMRVDDGSSLSVSDFEVEGGDVKEGLKGFIYGERGVWRPGDDIYMGFILQDELSKLPEDHPVVFELLDPDGKRVQKKISTSSVGGMYRFQVKTDKEAPTGFWTAEVTVGGSVFTKVIRIETVKPNRLKIILDSPAEPLVSELTLIPMEVRWLHGAVARNMKTETDMILSSRKTSFKGYSSFEFDDPGKSFYSPAETVFSGQIDSQGHADIRLPIPFEGKSAGFMKVDLQTKVFEEGGDFSITRNILSLSPYETYVGIKTPAGDIQRGMLLTDEDHELDIISLNRDGSFSERETLDVEMYKLDWKWWWDRSEEDLARFVSRNYRQALVREKIELDAGKGSWSFQINYPEWGRYLIRVIDPVSGHSTGKIVYIDWPGWAGSPQRGSSISRLSFYAEKEDYKTGEQAVFTIPSEEGGRILISLEDATGVLNSWWVPSLSGQTKVEFPIEPSMAPTVYVHASYVQPYGGSSNDLPVRMYGIIPLNVSDPATRLEPVLKSASQFEPQGQVSITVSEKQGRSMAYTLAVVDDGLLDLTNYKTPDPWSTFYAKETLGVKTWDIFDDLIAARAGSFGTLLSIGGGEGADPEPPKKASRFEPVVRYFGPFELEEGETAEHEFEMPLYVGSVRIMAVAAAKGSYGHTEKTVPVRSDLMVLGTLPRVLGPDEEILLPVNVFSLSEKGGVARVSVSVSGPLEILEESSKDIVFDSPSDDYVYFKARSRGETGPVRVHFMAEMDGEKAEQKIEFNVRPSNPPTTRITAVVLEPGKNMIIPLQPFGLENQFSQILEVSSLPPINLEKRLDYLIRYPHGCVEQTVSSIFPQLYLPQLAELSETRFTDLEKNLRDGIEKLKRFQLKDGAFSYWSGSSNPSPWGTSYAGHFLLEAQKAGYHVPSGIITDFISYQKTASNLWRPGGNESSLNQAYRLYTLGLAGQADMAGMNRLKDSDALTDAARWKLASAYVLAGRTDAAKELTKGASTRISTSFETDSFGTAQRDQALVLEALTLMNNRKAGEELFNSLAAKLGSNEWMSTQTTAYTLLSISKWLGEDAGKEHPVFSWSIDSGSEERVQAESQYSFVELPSKKGALNLENKGGDLLYINLVSSGIPLQGEDRDEESNLNLRVSYKPKNSGESFSSESITSGTDFIMEIKISNPNGQPERENLALEQILPAGWEIINPRLFTSQSGGNKGQFDYQDIRDDRIYTYFDLARGETKVFSVLLNASYRGTYYQPSIRCSAMYDDTVSAVKAGRKVEVR
- the pbpC gene encoding penicillin-binding protein 1C is translated as MRYTAVAVPGLFILILLIPLPRPLFDTPRSTVLLDREDGLMGARIAADEQWRFPPESHIPDKYKSCVIRFEDKRFYYHPGVDLPAVLRSLYINIRAGEVLSGASTISMQVIRLAHPERPRTVPVKALEAMQALKLELLNSKEDILLYYASNAPYGGNTVGLSAAAWRYWNRNSEELSWAESALLAVLPNAPSLMHPGKNRDLLIEKRNNLLKSLASRGELDDLSLSLALEEPLPEKPLPLPSMAPHLLQRVILEKGEGLLQKSTLDRSLQATVQKEVMRHSRSLSYRGIYNAAVLVADLESGDVLAYAGNSPDDGSSIHGHSVDIITASRSTGSLLKPILFALSLQDGLILPDQMIKDTPVSFGTYSPENFHHSFDGAVPASNALIRSLNVPFVYLLQDYNYHRFHSELKAMGLSLPQPADHYGLALILGGAESSLWELTALFAGLGRRVKNPDDKAPFFDLRYDPDNEPVHRELDSPDAASLWFTFEAMKNLVRPEASWEYFQNSRDVAWKTGTSMGGRDAWAIGVTPRYAVGVWVGNADGEGRPGINGLKAAAPLLFDLIRQLPFDPSNDQDWFNRSLDGMQLEKICTVSGYKAGPNCPFEERLIPIKGVSTVTCPYHTLIHLDKEGVYRVDSRTSSVRDMTHLNWFVLPPVQEYYYRRIHNNYIPLPPFKGNVEQGRGISFIYPPSDAAVVKIPRLFDGEMGEVVFEAALRDNQSLLYWHLDGNYIGYTRFNHQMGIQSEPGTHRVSIVDEKGNSAERLFEFSE